One genomic region from Campylobacter concisus encodes:
- the selD gene encoding selenide, water dikinase SelD — protein sequence MIYHDKKLTQFVRAAGUAAKLDPSGLHKTISSLNLSHSNLLSSTNSNEDASVFKISSDLALVQTLDFITPVVNDPFIYGQIAAANSLSDVFAMGGEVINALNIVGFDSCNLAPEILGEILQGGANKVKECGGIIVGGHTIETQQMYYGLSVTGRVHPDKFWANNTAINGNVLILTKPLGSGILSTAIKADLLSMEQIKEAATIMAQLNFYALKALDGIKVYAATDVTGFGFLGHLSEMLNEKISFEIYEKNVPIIVSAKEFANMGIIPEGSYKNREFAKHFIDKEADILLFDAQTSGGLLLAVGEKDAMLAVKRLKEVGYESSAIVGSAVSKSEFGIFLR from the coding sequence ATGATCTATCACGATAAAAAGCTTACGCAGTTTGTTAGAGCCGCTGGCTGAGCTGCTAAGCTTGACCCGTCGGGTCTACACAAAACTATTAGTAGTTTAAATTTATCTCATTCGAACCTACTCTCAAGCACTAACTCAAATGAGGATGCAAGTGTTTTTAAAATTTCAAGCGACCTTGCATTAGTTCAAACGCTTGATTTTATAACGCCTGTGGTAAACGATCCATTTATATATGGACAGATCGCAGCTGCAAATAGCTTAAGTGACGTCTTTGCAATGGGTGGTGAGGTGATAAATGCTCTAAACATCGTAGGCTTTGATAGTTGTAACTTGGCACCTGAAATTTTAGGTGAAATTTTGCAAGGCGGAGCCAATAAAGTAAAAGAGTGTGGTGGCATTATAGTTGGCGGGCATACGATCGAGACACAGCAGATGTATTATGGGCTTAGCGTCACTGGAAGGGTACATCCTGATAAATTTTGGGCAAATAATACAGCTATAAATGGCAATGTTTTGATACTTACAAAGCCCCTTGGAAGCGGCATTTTAAGCACAGCAATAAAGGCTGATTTATTAAGCATGGAGCAGATAAAAGAGGCTGCAACTATCATGGCACAGCTAAATTTTTATGCATTAAAGGCACTTGATGGCATCAAAGTTTATGCGGCTACTGATGTGACTGGATTTGGCTTTTTGGGACATTTAAGCGAAATGCTAAATGAAAAGATCAGTTTTGAAATTTATGAAAAAAACGTGCCAATCATTGTAAGTGCAAAGGAATTTGCCAATATGGGTATCATTCCAGAAGGAAGCTATAAAAACCGCGAATTTGCAAAGCATTTTATAGACAAAGAAGCTGATATTTTGCTATTTGATGCACAAACTTCAGGTGGACTTTTGCTTGCAGTTGGTGAAAAGGACGCGATGCTTGCAGTAAAACGCTTAAAAGAAGTAGGTTATGAAAGCTCGGCTATCGTTGGCTCTGCGGTATCAAAGAGCGAGTTTGGTATATTTTTAAGATAA
- a CDS encoding formate dehydrogenase subunit gamma — protein sequence MTRILTLLFTLSVAAMAIEGPTGVNQFDSTIWAAQRIENIKPYGHSWGPIFTFIQGNDYFAIAALSIILAVIGAFALHFLIIGPKHFSHDGKKVFAFSLIIRIAHGLAAISWIILVPTGIIIMWGAELGGGTFVRFCRYLHDIATVIFAVSVLPMLFTWTKRMLPAIYDIRWMMIVGGYLSKKKRPVPAGKFNAGQKAWYWIAIPGGIVMIITGAIMYFLDFKEPAVASWFGLTQIDLLRYSVIIHNCLGIACAVFFLVHIYMAAIAIHGAIWSMITGYKEEEEVYVLHHYWYQELVRENKIPVSDYEKSYTNLK from the coding sequence ATGACGAGAATTCTTACTCTACTTTTTACATTGTCTGTTGCGGCAATGGCCATTGAGGGACCAACTGGCGTCAATCAATTTGACAGCACCATTTGGGCAGCACAGAGGATAGAAAATATCAAGCCTTATGGGCATAGCTGGGGTCCGATATTTACTTTTATCCAAGGTAATGATTATTTTGCAATAGCAGCACTTTCTATCATTTTGGCTGTTATTGGAGCATTTGCATTACACTTTTTAATCATTGGACCAAAACATTTTAGTCATGATGGTAAAAAGGTATTTGCTTTTTCATTGATCATACGTATAGCTCATGGTTTGGCAGCTATCTCATGGATCATTTTAGTGCCAACTGGTATCATCATTATGTGGGGTGCAGAGCTTGGCGGTGGAACATTTGTGCGTTTCTGTAGATATTTGCACGATATAGCAACTGTGATCTTTGCTGTTTCTGTGCTTCCTATGTTATTTACCTGGACAAAGAGAATGCTTCCGGCAATTTATGATATCAGATGGATGATGATAGTTGGTGGCTATTTATCAAAGAAAAAGAGACCTGTTCCGGCTGGTAAATTTAATGCTGGTCAAAAAGCATGGTACTGGATCGCTATCCCTGGTGGTATCGTTATGATAATTACTGGTGCGATTATGTATTTCTTAGACTTCAAAGAGCCAGCAGTTGCTTCTTGGTTTGGTCTTACACAAATTGATCTTTTAAGATACAGCGTAATTATCCATAACTGTCTTGGCATCGCATGTGCAGTATTTTTCTTGGTTCATATTTATATGGCAGCTATTGCTATTCATGGTGCTATTTGGTCGATGATTACTGGATATAAAGAGGAAGAAGAAGTTTATGTTCTTCATCACTACTGGTATCAAGAGCTCGTTAGAGAGAATAAAATTCCAGTATCTGATTATGAAAAGTCTTATACAAATTTAAAATAA
- the yedF gene encoding sulfurtransferase-like selenium metabolism protein YedF: MTTIDCRNLECPKPVIMTKNALDSLKEGENLEILVNALAPKENISRFLKNQNINFSLENNGNETKILATKGKNALELTNFDEFVCDITPKNNKVLYLNEERAGSGEVGINLLSKFLGAFLQVEKKPKIIICVNNAVRMTTNRSHPSFKPLKELEAAGVQILSCGSCLESYKLVSDLAIGEISNAYEIIDILSTHEQISL, from the coding sequence ATGACAACAATTGATTGTAGAAATTTAGAATGTCCAAAGCCAGTCATCATGACTAAAAACGCGCTTGATAGTTTAAAAGAGGGTGAAAACTTAGAAATTTTAGTAAATGCATTAGCGCCAAAAGAGAATATCTCAAGATTTTTAAAAAATCAAAATATAAATTTTAGCCTTGAAAACAATGGCAACGAGACTAAAATTTTAGCTACAAAAGGTAAAAATGCGCTTGAGCTTACAAATTTTGATGAGTTTGTCTGCGACATAACACCAAAAAATAATAAAGTACTCTATCTGAATGAAGAGCGCGCGGGAAGTGGCGAAGTGGGAATAAATTTACTATCAAAATTCCTAGGAGCATTTCTTCAAGTTGAGAAAAAACCAAAGATAATAATATGTGTAAATAACGCTGTGAGAATGACAACAAATCGCTCACATCCAAGCTTTAAACCGCTTAAGGAGCTTGAAGCTGCTGGAGTGCAAATTTTAAGTTGTGGGAGCTGCTTAGAGTCATATAAACTAGTAAGTGATCTTGCAATTGGTGAAATTTCAAATGCCTATGAGATCATTGATATACTTTCAACTCACGAGCAGATCAGCCTATGA
- a CDS encoding NAD(P)H-dependent oxidoreductase, with protein sequence MNYLEILKFRHACKVFDESKKIGAGEFDFILEAGRLSPSSTGLEQWDILVVQNKELREKIKALSWNQAQITSCSHLVVVLAKIKEVKFGSTYVNKMIARNTNKDPEAIVARQKFYHDFLLANFKNDDELTFQWSHEQCMIIATNMMNAAASLGIDSCPIEGFDRLALNELLGLDESFQRVAIMVPFGYRLNPQPKKLRREISDIVTWIY encoded by the coding sequence ATGAATTATCTTGAAATTTTAAAATTTCGTCATGCTTGCAAGGTTTTTGACGAAAGCAAAAAAATCGGTGCTGGAGAGTTTGATTTTATACTAGAAGCTGGTAGATTAAGCCCTAGTTCAACTGGTCTTGAGCAGTGGGATATCTTAGTCGTTCAAAATAAAGAGCTTAGAGAAAAAATAAAAGCTCTTTCATGGAATCAAGCACAAATCACATCTTGCTCGCATTTAGTTGTCGTTTTAGCTAAGATCAAAGAGGTAAAATTTGGAAGCACATACGTTAATAAAATGATCGCTAGAAATACCAATAAAGATCCTGAAGCCATTGTTGCAAGGCAAAAATTTTATCATGACTTTTTGCTAGCAAATTTTAAAAATGATGATGAGCTAACATTTCAGTGGTCGCATGAGCAGTGCATGATAATCGCCACAAATATGATGAATGCAGCTGCAAGTTTGGGCATTGATAGTTGCCCGATAGAAGGCTTTGATAGACTCGCTTTAAATGAGCTTTTAGGGCTTGATGAGAGCTTTCAAAGAGTGGCCATCATGGTGCCATTTGGCTACCGCCTAAATCCACAACCAAAAAAACTTCGTAGAGAAATTTCTGATATCGTTACTTGGATCTATTAA
- a CDS encoding DJ-1/PfpI family protein — protein MNLFCLLFDDYETLDLMGPVEFLARVPGINLNFVSFNGKAIKSKQGFEVKTKKLVTLPKNSILLVPGGQGTRILVKDNEFISHLKECVLASNFCLSVCTGSALLARAEVLDGLKATSNKKSFEWVKQCRDAVKWQSHARWVKDDKFYTASGVAAGMDMALGFISDHFGKELAQSIANETEYNWQKSAKIDKFTKIYGY, from the coding sequence ATGAATCTATTTTGTCTTCTTTTTGATGATTACGAGACACTTGATCTCATGGGTCCTGTAGAGTTTTTAGCAAGAGTACCTGGAATAAATCTAAATTTTGTATCGTTTAATGGTAAAGCAATAAAAAGTAAGCAAGGCTTTGAAGTAAAAACAAAAAAGCTGGTCACTTTACCAAAAAATAGTATTTTGCTGGTACCTGGTGGTCAGGGCACAAGGATTTTAGTAAAAGACAACGAGTTTATATCACATCTTAAAGAGTGTGTTTTGGCTTCAAATTTTTGCCTTAGTGTTTGCACTGGCTCAGCTTTGCTAGCTCGTGCCGAAGTGCTTGATGGACTAAAAGCCACATCAAATAAAAAGTCGTTTGAATGGGTAAAACAGTGCCGTGATGCCGTAAAATGGCAATCACACGCCAGGTGGGTAAAAGATGATAAATTTTACACAGCTTCAGGCGTGGCTGCCGGCATGGATATGGCTCTTGGCTTCATAAGTGATCATTTCGGTAAAGAATTAGCTCAAAGTATCGCAAATGAAACCGAATACAACTGGCAAAAGAGTGCAAAGATAGATAAATTTACCAAAATTTATGGATATTAA
- the nspC gene encoding carboxynorspermidine decarboxylase produces the protein MNEILKSIKTPAYVCEEAKVRKNLELLRYVKEQSGAKILVALKGFAFSGVMDMVGSYLDGATCSGLHEAKFASEYVKGEIHTYSPAFKEEDFDEILKISKHITFNSFAQWQKFKGITLQNGIICGLRVNPEVSLAPTDSYNPCGKFSRLGITRANFKPELLDGITGLHFHALCEESASSLQTVLEAFEEKFGEFIPKMKWINMGGGHHITRADYDVELLIKIIRRFREKYGVEVYLEPGEAVGWQTGFLISSVLDIVHNEKDIAILDTSAEAHMPDTVLMPYRPAVRGESENGKFAYRFGGNTCLAGDIVGLEAGDAEYKFDSELKIGDRVIFEDQIHYTIVKNTTFNGIKLPDLLLLKENGEIKMIREFGYEEYRRRN, from the coding sequence ATGAACGAAATTTTAAAGAGCATAAAAACCCCAGCCTACGTTTGTGAAGAGGCAAAAGTACGTAAAAATTTAGAGCTTTTAAGGTATGTAAAAGAGCAAAGCGGAGCTAAAATTTTAGTCGCACTTAAGGGCTTTGCATTTAGCGGCGTGATGGATATGGTGGGCTCTTATCTTGACGGAGCGACTTGTAGTGGGCTTCATGAGGCAAAATTTGCAAGTGAATACGTAAAAGGCGAGATCCACACATATAGCCCAGCCTTTAAAGAGGAGGATTTTGATGAAATTTTAAAAATTTCAAAACACATCACATTTAACTCTTTTGCTCAGTGGCAAAAATTTAAAGGTATTACCCTGCAAAACGGCATCATCTGCGGCCTGCGCGTAAATCCTGAAGTCTCACTAGCCCCAACTGATAGCTACAACCCATGCGGTAAATTTAGCAGGCTTGGCATCACAAGGGCAAATTTTAAGCCAGAACTTCTTGACGGCATCACTGGGCTTCATTTTCACGCGCTTTGCGAGGAGAGTGCGAGTAGCTTGCAGACCGTGCTAGAGGCGTTTGAGGAGAAATTTGGCGAGTTTATCCCAAAGATGAAATGGATAAATATGGGCGGAGGACATCACATCACGAGGGCTGATTACGATGTGGAACTGCTTATAAAAATAATTAGGCGCTTCCGCGAAAAATACGGCGTAGAGGTCTATCTGGAGCCAGGCGAGGCTGTGGGCTGGCAAACTGGCTTTTTGATAAGCAGCGTGCTTGACATCGTGCACAACGAGAAAGATATCGCCATCCTTGATACCTCAGCCGAGGCGCACATGCCAGATACCGTGCTCATGCCTTACCGCCCAGCCGTTAGAGGCGAGAGTGAAAATGGCAAATTTGCTTATAGATTTGGCGGCAATACCTGCCTAGCTGGCGATATAGTGGGGCTTGAAGCGGGCGATGCGGAGTATAAATTTGATAGTGAGCTAAAAATCGGCGACCGCGTCATCTTTGAAGATCAAATTCACTACACCATCGTGAAAAACACGACATTTAACGGCATAAAACTGCCTGATCTTCTGCTTTTAAAAGAAAATGGCGAGATAAAGATGATCCGTGAATTTGGATACGAAGAGTATAGACGCAGAAACTAA